The following are encoded in a window of Massilia sp. R2A-15 genomic DNA:
- a CDS encoding S41 family peptidase, with translation MILSRITLAVSLALAASHAFAAEPYFRFPSIRGDTVVFTAEGDLWRTTDAGGKAQRLTTHPAAETNSAISPDGKSLAFSASYEGAQEAYVMPLEGGLPKRISFDNGGVVVVGWTPQGEVLVSTDHATGPVRQRIVVAIEPSSLKRRVLPLAEANDATTDDSGRWVYFTRMGLSQTSDNVRAYRGGAHAQLWRYDLNGKGEAQLLFKDDANNRRPMWWQGRLYFISDAGGADNIWSSLPDGSDRRAHTSHKQWDVRSASLGDGRIAYQLGADLHVLDLASGADSVIKASLMSDFDQQRTRLVRPALEALTSIEPANKAERIVLTARGRVTVAGADGQRRVDIAIPDGARARGAVFSHDDKWIYAIVDTTGENEIWRYAANGSGRGEQLTRDGASHRLNLYPSPDGKWLAHTDKHGRTWLLDLAARTNVIIDDAGKSGFDTSDEVVWSPDSHNMAFVRTGTDAQRRQIGMFNVESKQLAFVTTDRYSASSPAFAPDGKWLYFLSARHFNLANGSPWGDRNMGPVFDKRVGVYALALQPGARFPFKPDDELSKPEAKAEEGKEKEADKAAPKKPESPAVTYAGLKDRLFEVPVEPGNYKKLEADAKRLYLLDGDSVLKTLAISRTSPKPEVFVAGVREFGLTGDRKHLFYRTAAKAGPGDMLIVEAGAKLPADVSKARITVEDWAIRVDPRLEWTQMFNDAWRMHRDFLYDANMRGVDWNAVRARYAPLAARVTDRAELDDVLGMMVGEVGALHSQIRPGDVRRPPAEGAAAGLCAVLTRVADGYRVDRIYRGEPELPSERGPLAAPDVNVKEGDILTAINGKSLADARDIGDLLLNQADKQVLLQVKTPGGAPRSVMVTPVSMARQGNLRYSDWEQGRADQVEKASKGTIGYLHLRAMTPSDINAFARDFYANINRQGLIIDVRRNRGGNIDSWIIEKLLRKSWAFWTSHGSLPSPNMQGTFRGHLVVLVDELTYSDGETFAAGVKALKLGPLVGKRTAGAGVWLSDGNALMDNGMARVAEFTQFSAQGEWLIEGVGVKPDVEVDNLPHETFAGRDRQLEVALELLDKKIAEQPVAPYKPRDIPALGR, from the coding sequence ATGATCCTGTCCCGTATAACCCTCGCTGTTTCGCTGGCGCTGGCGGCCAGCCACGCCTTCGCCGCCGAACCGTACTTCCGCTTCCCGTCGATCCGCGGCGACACCGTGGTATTCACCGCCGAGGGTGACCTGTGGCGCACCACGGACGCCGGCGGCAAGGCTCAGCGCCTGACCACGCATCCGGCCGCCGAGACCAATTCGGCCATCTCCCCCGACGGCAAATCGCTCGCCTTCTCCGCCTCGTACGAAGGCGCCCAGGAAGCCTACGTGATGCCGCTCGAAGGCGGCCTGCCGAAGCGGATCAGCTTCGACAACGGCGGCGTGGTGGTCGTCGGCTGGACCCCGCAGGGCGAGGTGCTGGTCAGCACCGACCACGCGACCGGCCCGGTGCGCCAGCGCATCGTCGTCGCGATCGAGCCGTCCTCGCTCAAGCGCCGCGTGCTGCCGCTGGCCGAAGCCAACGACGCGACGACGGACGACAGCGGCCGCTGGGTTTACTTCACGCGCATGGGCCTGTCCCAGACCAGCGACAATGTGCGCGCCTATCGCGGCGGCGCCCATGCGCAGCTGTGGCGCTACGACCTCAATGGCAAGGGCGAGGCCCAGCTGCTGTTCAAGGACGACGCCAACAATCGCCGCCCGATGTGGTGGCAAGGCCGCCTCTACTTCATCAGCGACGCCGGCGGTGCCGACAACATCTGGTCCTCTCTGCCCGACGGCAGCGACCGCCGCGCCCACACCAGCCACAAGCAGTGGGACGTGCGCAGCGCCTCGCTCGGCGACGGCCGCATCGCCTACCAGCTGGGCGCCGACCTGCACGTGCTGGACCTGGCGAGCGGCGCCGACAGCGTCATCAAGGCCAGCCTGATGTCCGACTTCGACCAGCAGCGCACCCGCCTGGTCCGCCCGGCGCTCGAGGCGCTCACGAGCATCGAACCGGCGAACAAGGCCGAGCGCATCGTGCTGACCGCGCGCGGCCGCGTGACGGTGGCCGGGGCCGACGGCCAGCGCCGCGTCGACATCGCCATTCCCGATGGCGCGCGCGCCCGCGGCGCCGTGTTCAGCCACGACGACAAATGGATCTACGCGATCGTCGACACCACCGGCGAAAACGAGATATGGCGTTACGCCGCCAACGGCTCCGGCCGCGGAGAGCAGCTGACCCGCGACGGCGCCAGCCACCGCCTGAACCTGTATCCGTCCCCGGACGGCAAATGGCTCGCGCACACCGACAAGCACGGCCGCACCTGGCTGCTCGACCTGGCCGCGCGCACCAACGTGATTATCGACGACGCCGGCAAGAGCGGCTTCGATACATCCGACGAGGTGGTGTGGTCGCCCGACAGCCACAACATGGCGTTCGTGCGGACGGGCACCGACGCGCAGCGCCGCCAGATCGGCATGTTCAACGTCGAATCGAAGCAGCTCGCGTTTGTGACCACCGACCGCTATTCGGCCAGCTCGCCGGCGTTTGCGCCGGACGGCAAATGGCTGTACTTCCTGTCGGCGCGCCACTTCAATTTGGCCAATGGCTCGCCGTGGGGCGACCGCAACATGGGGCCGGTGTTCGACAAGCGCGTGGGCGTGTACGCGCTGGCGCTGCAGCCGGGCGCGCGCTTCCCGTTCAAGCCCGACGACGAATTGAGCAAACCTGAGGCCAAGGCGGAAGAGGGCAAGGAAAAAGAGGCCGACAAGGCCGCGCCGAAAAAGCCGGAGTCGCCCGCCGTCACGTACGCCGGCCTGAAGGACCGCCTGTTCGAAGTGCCGGTCGAGCCGGGCAACTACAAGAAGCTCGAAGCCGACGCCAAGCGGCTCTACCTTCTCGATGGCGATAGCGTGCTGAAGACACTCGCCATCAGCCGCACGTCGCCCAAGCCCGAAGTATTCGTCGCCGGCGTGCGCGAGTTCGGCCTCACGGGCGATCGCAAGCACCTGTTCTACCGCACCGCCGCCAAGGCTGGACCAGGCGACATGCTGATCGTCGAAGCCGGCGCCAAGCTGCCGGCCGACGTATCGAAGGCCAGGATCACGGTCGAGGATTGGGCAATCCGCGTCGACCCGCGCCTGGAATGGACCCAGATGTTCAACGACGCGTGGCGCATGCACCGCGACTTCCTGTACGACGCCAACATGCGCGGCGTCGACTGGAACGCCGTGCGCGCGCGCTACGCGCCGCTGGCCGCGCGCGTCACCGACCGCGCCGAGCTCGATGACGTGCTGGGCATGATGGTGGGCGAAGTGGGCGCGCTGCACTCGCAGATCCGTCCAGGCGACGTGCGTCGTCCGCCAGCGGAGGGCGCCGCCGCCGGACTTTGCGCCGTGCTCACGCGTGTGGCCGACGGCTACCGCGTCGACCGCATCTACCGCGGCGAGCCGGAGCTGCCGTCCGAACGCGGTCCACTGGCCGCGCCCGACGTCAACGTCAAGGAAGGCGACATCCTCACCGCCATCAACGGCAAGTCGCTGGCCGACGCGCGCGACATCGGCGACCTGCTGCTGAACCAGGCCGACAAGCAGGTGCTGCTGCAGGTGAAGACGCCAGGCGGCGCGCCGCGCTCGGTGATGGTCACGCCGGTATCGATGGCGCGCCAGGGCAACCTGCGTTATTCGGATTGGGAGCAGGGCCGCGCCGACCAGGTCGAAAAGGCGTCGAAGGGAACGATCGGCTACCTGCACCTGCGCGCGATGACGCCGAGCGACATCAACGCCTTCGCGCGCGACTTCTACGCCAACATCAACCGCCAGGGCCTGATCATCGACGTGCGCCGCAACCGCGGCGGCAACATTGACAGCTGGATCATCGAGAAGCTGCTCCGCAAGTCATGGGCGTTCTGGACCTCGCACGGCAGCCTGCCTTCGCCGAACATGCAGGGCACCTTCCGCGGCCACCTGGTGGTGCTGGTGGACGAGCTGACCTACTCGGACGGCGAGACCTTCGCTGCCGGCGTCAAGGCGCTGAAACTCGGGCCACTGGTTGGCAAGCGCACCGCCGGCGCCGGCGTGTGGCTCAGCGACGGCAATGCCCTGATGGACAACGGCATGGCGCGCGTGGCCGAATTCACGCAGTTCTCGGCGCAGGGCGAATGGCTGATCGAAGGCGTCGGCGTGAAGCCCGACGTCGAAGTGGACAACCTGCCGCACGAAACCTTCGCGGGACGCGACCGCCAACTGGAAGTCGCGCTCGAACTGCTCGACAAGAAGATCGCCGAGCAGCCGGTCGCGCCGTACAAGCCGCGCGACATTCCCGCGCTGGGACGCTAG
- a CDS encoding PLP-dependent aspartate aminotransferase family protein, giving the protein MTDKRQHLATRVIHAGQVPDPSTGAVMQPIYATSTFVQESPGVHKGLDYGRSHNPTRWALERCVADLEGGSRAFAFASGLAAISTVLELLEHGSHIVAGDDMYGGTYRLFERVRRHSAGHDFTYVDLSNPDALLAALKPETRMVWVESPTNPMLKLADLKAIADICRERGIITVCDNTFASPIVQRPIESGIDIVVHSTTKYMNGHSDVIGGIAVVGGAPHQAQWAERLGFLQNSVGAIQGPFDSFLVLRGIKTLALRLERSCANALALAEWLEREPKVRKVYYPGLESHPQHALAKRQMDGFGGIISIELETDLAGARRFLERCHVFTLAESLGGVESLIEHPALMTHATIPAEQRAQLGISDTLIRLSVGVEHVDDQREDLRLALAAI; this is encoded by the coding sequence GTGACCGACAAACGACAGCATCTCGCCACCCGCGTCATCCATGCCGGACAGGTACCCGACCCCAGCACCGGCGCCGTCATGCAGCCGATTTACGCCACCTCGACCTTCGTACAGGAGAGTCCCGGCGTGCACAAGGGGCTCGATTACGGCCGCTCGCACAATCCGACGCGCTGGGCGCTGGAGCGCTGCGTGGCCGACCTCGAAGGCGGGTCGCGCGCGTTCGCGTTCGCCTCGGGCCTCGCGGCCATCTCCACCGTGCTGGAACTGCTGGAGCATGGCTCGCACATCGTGGCCGGCGACGACATGTACGGCGGCACCTACCGGCTGTTCGAGCGGGTGCGCCGGCACAGTGCCGGGCACGACTTCACCTACGTCGACCTGTCGAATCCCGATGCGCTGTTGGCCGCGCTGAAGCCCGAGACGCGCATGGTGTGGGTGGAGTCGCCGACCAATCCAATGCTCAAGCTGGCGGACCTGAAGGCGATCGCCGACATCTGCCGCGAGCGCGGCATCATCACCGTCTGCGACAACACTTTCGCCAGCCCGATCGTGCAGCGGCCAATCGAGTCGGGCATCGACATCGTGGTGCACTCGACGACCAAATACATGAACGGGCACTCGGACGTCATCGGCGGGATCGCCGTGGTGGGCGGCGCGCCGCACCAGGCGCAATGGGCCGAGCGGCTGGGCTTCCTGCAAAACTCGGTGGGCGCGATCCAGGGGCCGTTCGACAGCTTCCTGGTGCTGCGCGGGATCAAGACGCTGGCGCTGCGGCTGGAGCGCAGCTGCGCCAACGCACTGGCGCTTGCCGAGTGGCTGGAGCGCGAGCCGAAGGTGCGCAAGGTGTACTACCCTGGCCTGGAATCGCATCCGCAGCACGCGCTGGCGAAGCGGCAGATGGATGGTTTCGGCGGCATCATCTCGATCGAGCTCGAGACCGACCTCGCGGGCGCGCGCCGCTTCCTCGAGCGCTGCCACGTGTTCACGCTGGCCGAGAGCCTGGGCGGGGTCGAGAGCCTGATCGAGCACCCTGCCCTGATGACCCACGCGACCATTCCGGCCGAGCAGCGCGCGCAGCTGGGTATTAGCGACACGCTGATCCGGCTGTCGGTCGGCGTCGAGCACGTCGACGACCAGCGCGAGGACCTGCGCCTCGCGCTGGCCGCAATCTAG
- a CDS encoding dienelactone hydrolase family protein has translation MSLRPFLILLAIAGSAQAALPNAVTPDLMPDVGPHAVGLRVVQQYDYSRVLDAPVDAFGNAGNVGPARPIQTLVWYPAKNSTGAHMQVADYRQASLADVDFSLSGADAAKQRAAWMAGPQKAQYGASTLAIRDAAPAAGKFPVVIYAPSFASFAQENLDLCEYLASHGYVVIASRSLGARSAIMTDDIEGVEAQATDIAFLANYAQTLPQADMSKVAAAGFSWGGMANVFAAARSSRIKALVSLDGSIRFHPKIWSAATYVRPARTAVPMLFLGARMPTAETMELSDKLGPSYLNTMKYSDVYVTTMQPMTHPDFSSWQLRFARDDAFGDYQRADVLQAYRSGALYVHRFLDAYLKNDATALAFLRESPARHGIGPQVMSMEFRPAKFALLGEADFLRSFVKAGYKDAQSIYSQMSAESPDFKLSPLNLNALGYQLLRGKNARGAVELFKLATFIEPKYGNAFDSEGEAYEALGEKELAIAAYEKAVAVDKRQVNAVARIKALRAGG, from the coding sequence ATGTCCCTCCGGCCCTTTCTGATCCTCCTTGCAATCGCAGGCTCCGCGCAGGCAGCCCTGCCCAATGCGGTCACGCCTGACCTGATGCCTGACGTCGGCCCGCATGCGGTCGGCCTGCGCGTCGTGCAGCAATACGACTATAGCCGCGTACTGGATGCGCCCGTCGATGCCTTCGGCAATGCTGGCAACGTCGGGCCCGCCCGGCCAATCCAGACCCTCGTCTGGTATCCGGCAAAGAACAGCACGGGGGCGCACATGCAGGTTGCCGATTATCGCCAGGCCAGCCTGGCCGATGTCGACTTCTCCCTGTCTGGCGCCGACGCAGCGAAGCAGCGGGCAGCCTGGATGGCTGGACCGCAGAAGGCGCAATATGGCGCCTCCACCCTGGCGATACGCGATGCCGCTCCTGCCGCCGGCAAGTTTCCGGTAGTGATTTACGCCCCGAGCTTTGCGTCCTTCGCGCAGGAAAACCTTGACCTGTGCGAATACCTGGCCAGCCACGGCTACGTCGTCATTGCCAGCCGCAGCCTGGGAGCGCGCTCAGCCATAATGACCGATGACATCGAAGGCGTGGAGGCGCAGGCGACCGATATCGCCTTCCTCGCCAATTACGCGCAAACCCTGCCGCAAGCTGACATGAGCAAGGTTGCGGCAGCCGGTTTCAGCTGGGGCGGCATGGCCAACGTATTCGCCGCGGCACGTTCGAGCCGCATCAAGGCGCTGGTCAGCCTCGACGGCTCGATTCGCTTCCACCCAAAAATTTGGAGCGCGGCAACTTACGTGCGTCCGGCGCGCACGGCGGTGCCGATGTTGTTTCTCGGTGCGCGCATGCCAACGGCCGAGACGATGGAGCTGAGCGACAAACTGGGTCCGAGCTATCTCAATACCATGAAATATTCGGATGTCTACGTCACCACGATGCAACCGATGACGCACCCGGACTTCAGTTCGTGGCAGCTGCGCTTCGCCCGGGACGACGCGTTCGGTGACTACCAGCGCGCGGACGTGCTGCAGGCTTACCGCAGCGGCGCCTTGTACGTGCACAGGTTCCTGGACGCTTATCTGAAGAACGATGCCACGGCCTTGGCGTTCCTGAGGGAATCGCCGGCACGGCACGGAATCGGCCCGCAAGTGATGTCGATGGAATTCCGCCCCGCCAAATTTGCACTCCTTGGCGAAGCCGACTTTTTGCGCAGCTTTGTCAAAGCCGGCTACAAGGATGCGCAATCAATTTATTCCCAGATGAGCGCGGAGTCTCCCGACTTCAAGCTCAGCCCCCTGAACCTGAACGCTTTAGGTTATCAGCTGCTGCGCGGGAAAAACGCCCGCGGCGCGGTGGAGCTGTTCAAGCTGGCCACCTTTATCGAGCCGAAATATGGCAATGCCTTCGACAGCGAGGGGGAAGCGTACGAAGCGCTGGGTGAAAAAGAGCTGGCGATTGCCGCTTACGAAAAGGCGGTTGCGGTAGACAAGCGGCAGGTCAACGCGGTGGCCCGGATCAAGGCACTTCGCGCGGGCGGCTAG
- a CDS encoding cystathionine beta-synthase, with product MHHASQAALFSLIGNTPVMEVTRIDTGPCRLFLKLECQNPGGSIKDRIGLAMITAAENDGSLKPGGTVVEATAGNTGIGLALVARIKGYRVVLVVPDKMAVEKILHLKALGAEIHLTRSDVGKGHPEYYQDVAARLAKDIPGAWYADQFNNPNNPLAHQHTTGPELWNQVGRKLDAIVVGVGSAGTLTGLSHYFSEVHSELEFVLADPKGSILAEYIRTGKVSDVSGSWAVEGIGEDFIPSIADMSRVKTAYTISDEESFQTARLLLREEGILGGSSSGTLLAAALRYCRAQTTPKRVATFVCDTGTRYLSKVYSDGWMFDQGLLTRPRLGDLRDLIGRRYDGGDVVTVAPTDTLLTAFNRMRSADLAQLPVIDNGKLAGIIDESDLLLHITADGGGFGGPVSSTMTAQLQTLAPSASMQQLRDILDRGLTAVIADSDRFYGLITRFDLLNHLRRNLS from the coding sequence ATGCATCATGCATCGCAAGCGGCATTGTTCTCTTTAATCGGCAACACCCCGGTCATGGAAGTGACCCGCATCGACACCGGCCCGTGCCGGCTGTTCCTCAAGCTTGAATGCCAGAACCCGGGCGGTTCGATCAAGGACCGGATCGGGCTGGCGATGATCACCGCCGCCGAAAACGACGGCAGCCTGAAACCGGGCGGCACGGTGGTCGAAGCGACCGCCGGCAATACGGGCATCGGACTGGCGCTGGTCGCGCGCATCAAGGGCTACCGCGTGGTGCTGGTGGTGCCCGACAAGATGGCGGTCGAAAAAATCCTGCACCTCAAGGCGCTCGGCGCCGAGATCCACCTGACCCGCTCCGACGTCGGCAAGGGCCATCCCGAGTATTACCAGGACGTGGCGGCGCGGCTGGCCAAGGACATTCCCGGCGCCTGGTACGCCGACCAGTTCAACAATCCGAACAACCCGCTGGCGCACCAGCACACCACCGGCCCCGAGCTGTGGAACCAGGTGGGCCGCAAGCTCGATGCGATCGTCGTCGGCGTAGGCTCGGCCGGCACGCTGACCGGCCTGTCGCATTACTTTTCCGAAGTCCACTCCGAGCTCGAATTCGTGCTGGCCGACCCGAAGGGCTCGATCCTCGCGGAGTACATCCGCACCGGCAAGGTATCGGATGTATCGGGGTCGTGGGCGGTGGAAGGCATCGGCGAAGATTTCATTCCGTCGATCGCGGACATGTCGCGCGTGAAAACCGCTTATACCATCAGCGACGAGGAAAGCTTCCAGACCGCGCGCCTGCTGCTGCGCGAGGAAGGCATCCTGGGCGGCTCGTCGTCCGGCACGCTGCTGGCGGCCGCGTTGCGCTACTGCCGCGCGCAGACCACGCCCAAGCGCGTCGCCACCTTCGTCTGCGACACTGGCACGCGGTATCTCAGCAAGGTGTACAGCGACGGCTGGATGTTCGACCAGGGCCTGCTGACGCGCCCGCGGCTGGGCGACCTGCGCGACCTGATCGGGCGCCGCTACGATGGCGGCGATGTCGTCACGGTGGCGCCGACCGATACGCTGCTCACCGCGTTCAACCGCATGCGCAGCGCCGACCTGGCGCAGCTGCCGGTGATTGACAACGGCAAGCTCGCCGGTATCATCGATGAATCCGACCTGCTGCTGCACATCACCGCCGACGGAGGCGGGTTCGGCGGACCCGTGTCCTCGACGATGACAGCGCAGCTGCAGACACTGGCGCCCTCGGCCAGCATGCAGCAGCTGCGCGACATCCTGGACCGCGGCCTGACCGCGGTGATCGCCGACAGCGACAGGTTCTACGGCCTGATCACCCGCTTCGACCTTCTCAATCATTTGCGCAGGAATTTATCGTGA
- the clpA gene encoding ATP-dependent Clp protease ATP-binding subunit ClpA — protein sequence MIAQELEVSLHMAFVEARQARHEFITVEHLLLALLDNPSAAEVLRACAVNVDDLRKTLTNFIGDNTPTVPGTGEVDTQPTLGFQRVIQRAIMHVQSASNGKKEVTGANVLVAIFGEKDSHAVYYLHQQGATRLDVVNFISHGVRKDQQAESQKTSEGVEEAQVEGQPKESPLDQFTQNLNKAAAEGKIDPLIGREDEVDRVIQILCRRRKNNPLLVGEAGVGKTAIAEGLAWRITQEDVPEILQNAIVYSLDMGALLAGTKYRGDFEQRLKAVLKQLKETPHGILFIDEIHTIIGAGSASGGTLDASNLLKPALANGQLKCIGATTYTEFRGVFEKDHALSRRFQKVDVNEPSVEQTIQILRGLKSRFEEHHGVKYSSSALSTAAELAARFINDRHLPDKAIDVIDEAGAAQRILPKSKQKKTIGKTEIEDIIAKIARIPPQTVNQDDRSKLQTIDRDLRNVVFGQDPAIDALSSAIKMARAGLGKTDKPIGSFLFSGPTGVGKTEVAKQLAFILGIELIRFDMSEYMERHAVSRLIGAPPGYVGFDQGGLLTEAITKKPHAVLLLDEIEKAHPDIFNILLQVMDHGTLTDNNGRKADFRNVIIIMTTNAGAESLTKRSMGFTESKAAGDEMADIKRMFTPEFRNRIDATISFRALDEEIILRVVDKFLMQLEEQLHEKKVEAIFTEKLRKFLAKKGFDPQMGARPMARLIQDMIRKALADELLFGRLVNGGRVTVDLDDKDTVFLEFPESDALPPPAPAETVEIE from the coding sequence ATGATTGCGCAGGAACTGGAAGTTTCCCTACACATGGCCTTTGTCGAAGCACGGCAAGCACGGCATGAATTTATTACCGTTGAGCATTTGCTGCTGGCGCTACTCGACAACCCATCCGCCGCGGAAGTCCTGCGCGCCTGTGCGGTCAACGTCGACGATCTGCGCAAGACGCTGACCAACTTTATTGGCGACAACACCCCGACCGTGCCTGGCACGGGCGAGGTCGACACTCAGCCGACGCTCGGATTCCAGCGCGTGATCCAGCGCGCGATCATGCACGTCCAGTCCGCCTCGAACGGCAAGAAGGAAGTCACCGGCGCCAACGTGCTGGTGGCCATCTTCGGCGAAAAGGATTCGCACGCGGTGTACTACCTGCACCAGCAGGGCGCCACCCGCCTGGACGTGGTCAATTTCATTTCGCACGGCGTGCGCAAGGACCAGCAGGCCGAGTCGCAAAAGACCTCCGAAGGCGTGGAAGAGGCGCAGGTCGAAGGCCAGCCGAAGGAAAGCCCGCTCGACCAGTTCACCCAGAACCTGAACAAGGCCGCGGCCGAAGGCAAGATCGACCCGCTGATCGGGCGCGAGGACGAAGTCGACCGCGTCATCCAGATCCTGTGCCGCCGCCGCAAGAACAATCCGCTGTTGGTCGGTGAGGCGGGCGTGGGCAAGACCGCGATCGCCGAGGGCCTGGCCTGGCGCATCACCCAGGAAGACGTGCCTGAAATCCTGCAGAATGCCATCGTGTATTCGCTCGACATGGGCGCGCTGCTGGCCGGCACCAAGTACCGCGGCGATTTCGAGCAGCGCCTGAAGGCGGTGCTCAAGCAGCTCAAGGAAACGCCGCACGGCATCCTGTTCATCGACGAGATCCACACCATTATCGGCGCCGGCTCGGCCTCGGGCGGCACGCTCGACGCGTCGAACCTGCTCAAACCCGCGCTCGCCAACGGCCAGCTCAAGTGCATCGGCGCGACTACCTACACCGAGTTCCGCGGCGTGTTCGAGAAGGACCACGCGCTCTCGCGCCGGTTCCAGAAGGTGGACGTCAACGAGCCGAGCGTCGAGCAGACCATCCAGATCCTGCGCGGCCTCAAGTCCCGCTTCGAAGAGCACCACGGCGTCAAGTACTCGTCGTCCGCGCTGTCCACCGCGGCCGAACTGGCGGCTCGCTTCATCAACGACCGTCACCTGCCCGACAAGGCGATCGACGTCATCGACGAGGCCGGTGCGGCGCAGCGCATCCTGCCGAAGTCGAAGCAGAAGAAAACCATCGGCAAGACCGAGATCGAGGACATCATCGCCAAGATCGCGCGGATCCCGCCGCAGACCGTCAACCAGGACGACCGCAGCAAGCTGCAGACCATCGACCGCGACCTGCGTAACGTCGTGTTCGGCCAGGACCCTGCGATCGACGCGCTGTCGTCGGCCATCAAGATGGCGCGCGCCGGCCTGGGCAAGACCGACAAGCCGATCGGCTCCTTCCTGTTCTCCGGTCCGACCGGCGTCGGCAAGACCGAGGTGGCCAAGCAGCTTGCCTTCATCCTCGGCATCGAGCTGATTCGCTTCGACATGTCCGAGTACATGGAGCGCCACGCCGTGTCGCGCCTGATCGGTGCGCCGCCGGGCTACGTCGGTTTCGACCAGGGCGGCCTGCTGACCGAAGCGATCACCAAGAAGCCGCACGCGGTGCTGCTGCTGGACGAGATTGAAAAAGCCCACCCGGACATTTTCAACATCCTGCTGCAGGTGATGGACCACGGCACGCTGACCGACAACAACGGGCGCAAGGCCGACTTCCGCAACGTGATCATCATCATGACCACCAACGCGGGCGCCGAAAGCCTGACCAAGCGCTCGATGGGCTTCACCGAGTCGAAGGCGGCCGGCGACGAAATGGCCGACATCAAGCGCATGTTCACGCCGGAGTTCCGCAACCGTATCGACGCGACCATCAGCTTCCGTGCGCTGGACGAAGAAATCATCCTGCGCGTGGTCGACAAGTTCCTGATGCAGCTCGAAGAACAGCTGCACGAGAAGAAGGTCGAAGCCATCTTCACCGAGAAGCTGCGCAAGTTCCTCGCGAAGAAAGGATTCGATCCTCAGATGGGCGCCCGTCCGATGGCGCGCCTGATCCAGGACATGATCCGCAAGGCGCTGGCCGACGAACTGCTGTTCGGCCGCCTGGTCAACGGCGGACGCGTGACGGTCGACCTCGACGACAAGGACACGGTCTTCCTCGAGTTCCCGGAGAGCGACGCCTTGCCGCCGCCCGCGCCGGCCGAGACGGTCGAAATCGAGTAA